One part of the Streptomyces sp. NBC_00286 genome encodes these proteins:
- a CDS encoding ABC transporter ATP-binding protein: MIAIEEVSKRYADGTVAVDRLSLDIPNHSITVLVGPSGCGKTTTLRMINRMIEPSSGTIRVNGEDVQRQPVNALRRSMGYVIQNAGLFQHRTILDNIATVPRLLGWSKQRARARAAELMERVGLDKDMARRYPYQLSGGQQQRVGVARALAADPPILLMDEPFSAVDPVVRRGLQEELLRIQGELGKAIVFVTHDMDEAITIGDRIAVLRKGGRLAQFAAPDELLASPADEFVEEFLGGDRGIRGLSFLSTRDLELDRSRVFPIDADRRRIAQATSAQPADAQPVLVTDIDDKPLGWTDPMAWNGEARTLAPYGQSFEIGRDSLRVALDRAVLSPTGHAVAVDGSGRVLGIAGQETIAAAIRAARQRHAATSPQGTDYPQDPPPVKAAR, translated from the coding sequence TTGATAGCCATCGAAGAGGTCAGCAAGCGGTACGCCGACGGCACGGTGGCCGTCGATCGCCTGTCCCTTGATATTCCGAACCACTCCATCACCGTGCTGGTCGGGCCTTCGGGGTGCGGCAAGACCACCACACTCCGCATGATCAACCGCATGATCGAGCCCAGCAGCGGCACGATCCGGGTGAACGGCGAGGACGTCCAGCGTCAGCCGGTCAACGCCCTGCGCCGGTCCATGGGTTACGTCATCCAGAACGCCGGCCTCTTCCAGCACCGCACCATCCTCGACAACATCGCCACGGTGCCCCGGCTGCTGGGCTGGTCCAAGCAGCGCGCCCGCGCCCGCGCGGCCGAGCTGATGGAACGCGTCGGACTCGACAAGGACATGGCCCGCCGCTACCCGTACCAGCTTTCCGGCGGCCAGCAGCAGCGGGTCGGCGTGGCCCGTGCGCTGGCCGCGGACCCGCCGATCCTGCTGATGGACGAGCCGTTCTCGGCGGTCGACCCGGTCGTCCGCCGGGGGTTGCAGGAGGAGTTGCTGCGCATCCAGGGTGAGCTCGGCAAGGCGATCGTGTTCGTCACGCACGACATGGACGAGGCCATCACGATCGGCGACCGGATCGCCGTACTGCGCAAGGGTGGCCGGCTCGCCCAGTTCGCGGCGCCGGACGAGCTGTTGGCGTCGCCCGCCGACGAGTTCGTGGAGGAGTTCCTGGGCGGCGACCGGGGCATCCGCGGACTGTCGTTCCTGTCCACGCGCGACCTCGAACTCGACCGTTCCCGGGTCTTCCCGATCGACGCCGACCGGCGGCGGATCGCGCAGGCGACGAGCGCTCAACCCGCCGATGCCCAGCCGGTTCTCGTCACCGACATCGACGACAAGCCCCTCGGCTGGACCGACCCCATGGCCTGGAACGGCGAGGCCAGGACCCTGGCGCCGTACGGGCAGAGCTTCGAGATCGGCCGGGACTCCCTGCGGGTCGCCCTGGACCGGGCGGTCCTTTCGCCCACCGGTCACGCGGTCGCCGTGGACGGGTCGGGACGCGTGCTGGGCATCGCCGGTCAGGAGACGATCGCCGCGGCGATCCGCGCCGCCAGGCAGCGGCACGCCGCCACATCGCCTCAGGGCACGGACTACCCGCAGGACCCGCCCCCGGTGAAGGCGGCCCGATGA
- a CDS encoding ABC transporter permease: protein MNGFFDIPSDLQSSYLGLISTHLQEALIPVLVGFLLSLPIGLLCVRVRWLYPPVLWTTTVIYAIPSLAFFVVLIDYTGLSKLTVMIPLCLYSLVVLVPSVVDGIRSVPEETNAAAQAMGIGLVRRYFQVQLPIAVPAIIAGLRVAAASSISLVSVGALIGNQGALGNLLTTALLYQRPVLALNSVVTTAVLAVLVDALLVLARRLLTPWLPPSDSKARRTALRTAAGPTAPDPSTTAGAARAGERVS from the coding sequence ATGAACGGCTTCTTCGACATCCCGAGCGACCTCCAGAGCAGCTATCTCGGCCTGATCTCCACGCACTTGCAAGAGGCCCTGATCCCGGTGCTGGTCGGGTTCCTGCTGTCGCTGCCGATCGGTCTGCTGTGCGTCCGCGTCCGCTGGCTCTACCCGCCGGTGCTGTGGACCACCACGGTGATCTACGCGATCCCGTCGCTGGCCTTCTTCGTCGTGCTCATCGACTACACCGGGCTGAGCAAGCTCACGGTGATGATCCCGCTGTGCCTCTACAGCCTGGTCGTCCTCGTCCCCTCGGTCGTCGACGGCATCCGGTCGGTTCCCGAGGAGACGAACGCCGCCGCCCAGGCCATGGGCATCGGCCTCGTACGCCGCTATTTCCAGGTCCAACTGCCCATCGCCGTACCCGCGATCATCGCCGGACTGCGGGTGGCCGCGGCCTCCAGCATCAGCCTGGTCAGCGTCGGCGCGCTGATCGGCAACCAGGGCGCGCTCGGCAATCTGCTGACCACCGCGTTGCTCTACCAGCGCCCCGTCCTGGCCCTGAACTCGGTGGTCACCACCGCCGTACTCGCCGTGCTGGTCGACGCCCTGCTCGTCCTCGCGCGCCGCCTCCTCACCCCCTGGCTGCCGCCGTCCGACAGCAAGGCCAGGCGCACGGCGCTGCGTACCGCCGCGGGCCCCACGGCGCCGGACCCGTCCACAACGGCGGGCGCCGCCCGCGCAGGAGAGCGCGTCTCGTGA
- a CDS encoding ABC transporter permease, producing MNVLNFIEAFFSDSAQWKGYDGIPQRVWEHIQYSAAALAIAAAIGLPIGLITGHTGRGGNAMAFVAASARALPTFGLLVLMFVWLGLSVLPVMIPLVVLAIPPILITTYEAVRTVDPSPVDAARGMGMSQSQILFQVEVPAALPLIFSGLRSAAIQIVSTATIAAYVSLGGVGRYIVDGLYQRDYEKVVGGATLTAALALLVLVVFWAAGRTAVSPGVRRRGTA from the coding sequence GTGAACGTACTGAACTTCATCGAAGCCTTCTTCAGCGACAGCGCCCAGTGGAAGGGCTACGACGGCATCCCGCAGCGCGTGTGGGAACACATCCAGTACTCCGCCGCCGCGCTCGCGATCGCCGCGGCCATCGGCCTGCCGATCGGTCTGATCACCGGGCACACCGGCCGTGGCGGCAACGCGATGGCGTTCGTGGCGGCGTCGGCCCGCGCCCTGCCGACGTTCGGGCTGCTGGTGCTGATGTTCGTGTGGCTCGGGCTGAGCGTGCTGCCCGTGATGATCCCGCTGGTGGTGCTGGCGATCCCGCCGATCCTCATCACCACCTACGAGGCGGTGCGCACCGTGGATCCCTCGCCCGTGGACGCCGCCCGCGGAATGGGCATGTCGCAGTCGCAGATCCTGTTCCAGGTGGAGGTGCCGGCCGCGCTGCCGCTGATCTTCAGCGGGCTGCGTTCGGCGGCGATCCAGATCGTCTCCACGGCGACGATCGCGGCGTACGTCTCTCTGGGCGGCGTCGGCCGGTACATCGTGGACGGCCTCTACCAGCGGGACTACGAGAAGGTCGTCGGTGGCGCCACGCTCACCGCGGCCCTCGCCCTGCTCGTCCTCGTGGTGTTCTGGGCGGCGGGCCGGACGGCGGTGTCCCCGGGGGTCCGCAGGCGCGGCACGGCCTGA
- a CDS encoding GTP-binding protein — MVIAGGFGVGKTTTVGAISEIEPLTTEASITSVAAGIDDLSHTPEKMTTTVAMDFGCVTLDPTLKLYLFGTPGQERFGFMWDDLVDGALGGLVIVDTRRLDDCYAAVDYFEHRQIPFAVAVNAFDGKVEHDLTDVRWALDVGDHVPVTVFDARERGSVRDALLVVLEHALETAERR; from the coding sequence ATGGTCATCGCGGGCGGCTTCGGCGTGGGCAAGACGACCACGGTCGGCGCCATCTCCGAGATCGAGCCGCTGACCACCGAGGCGTCCATCACCTCGGTCGCGGCCGGCATCGACGACCTCTCGCACACCCCGGAGAAGATGACGACCACCGTCGCCATGGACTTCGGCTGCGTCACGCTCGACCCGACGCTGAAGCTCTATCTGTTCGGGACGCCCGGCCAGGAGCGGTTCGGCTTCATGTGGGACGACCTGGTGGACGGCGCGCTGGGCGGCCTCGTCATCGTCGACACCCGCCGCCTCGATGACTGCTACGCGGCCGTCGACTACTTCGAGCACCGGCAGATCCCTTTCGCGGTGGCCGTCAACGCCTTCGACGGCAAGGTCGAGCACGACCTGACCGACGTACGGTGGGCCCTCGACGTCGGCGACCATGTCCCGGTCACCGTGTTCGACGCCCGCGAACGCGGCTCGGTCCGGGACGCGCTGCTCGTCGTCCTGGAACACGCCCTGGAAACCGCCGAACGGCGGTGA
- a CDS encoding DUF742 domain-containing protein: MTAGEPPAADDSVWGAEPPAPLIRPFLLTAGRIAGGDSLVPPIPIETQVVATDVGLATLDAFAFDQHRDIIMICRQPQSLAEIAAKLRMHLNVIRVLADDLRADGQLALYAPQDGSARDTSVLRRVIDGLRDIPDSRGRVRER; this comes from the coding sequence ATGACGGCCGGTGAGCCACCTGCCGCCGACGACTCCGTGTGGGGTGCGGAGCCTCCCGCGCCTCTGATCCGGCCGTTCCTGCTGACGGCGGGGCGGATCGCCGGCGGCGACAGCCTCGTACCGCCGATTCCGATAGAGACACAGGTGGTCGCGACCGACGTGGGTCTGGCCACGCTGGACGCATTCGCCTTCGACCAGCACCGCGACATCATCATGATCTGCCGCCAGCCGCAGTCGCTGGCGGAGATCGCGGCGAAACTGCGGATGCATCTCAATGTGATCCGGGTGCTCGCCGACGATCTGCGCGCGGACGGCCAACTGGCCTTGTACGCGCCGCAGGACGGTTCCGCCCGCGACACCTCTGTATTGCGAAGGGTTATCGATGGTCTTCGAGACATCCCCGACTCCCGGGGGCGGGTCCGTGAACGATGA
- a CDS encoding roadblock/LC7 domain-containing protein — protein MMWTGGTQSGAVGPVTDVKAAAADFNWLLNRFATETAGVVDVIGVSSDGLLIAVSQLRGQADSERLAAIVSGITSLAMGASGNYGLGGLNKVIIDLEEGHVLVSALGAGAVLGVVASKEAKLGNIAYEMTLFANRAGAALSPQLVMELKNTVGIAPAG, from the coding sequence ATGATGTGGACAGGTGGAACGCAATCCGGGGCCGTGGGGCCGGTGACGGATGTGAAGGCAGCCGCCGCCGATTTCAACTGGCTGCTGAACCGCTTCGCCACCGAGACCGCCGGGGTTGTCGACGTGATCGGTGTTTCCTCCGACGGGCTGCTGATCGCGGTGTCCCAACTGCGCGGCCAGGCGGACTCGGAACGGCTCGCGGCGATCGTCTCCGGTATCACCAGCCTCGCCATGGGTGCGTCCGGCAACTACGGACTCGGCGGCCTCAACAAGGTCATCATCGACCTCGAGGAAGGCCACGTCCTGGTGTCGGCGCTCGGCGCGGGAGCGGTACTCGGGGTGGTCGCGTCCAAGGAGGCGAAGCTCGGCAACATCGCGTACGAGATGACCCTCTTCGCCAATCGCGCCGGTGCCGCGCTGAGCCCGCAGCTGGTCATGGAGCTGAAGAACACCGTGGGGATCGCGCCCGCCGGGTGA
- a CDS encoding sensor histidine kinase, translating to MPAHRKVAREQSPEAPRTGPTTPLLDRWPFRRKLNVLVIVPLAVVSAILAYVVYAQVDQARSAASTAELVRDSAQVTRLIDAVQTEHRQALLVSLRYEAAGPEEGAPDTSVYLQAQQKVNSQIGKVRETYGDSLPEGEAQALQELEGLDSLRQTVEKGPIPADNIDPAYASVIEGLISGLDLGEGAESSSSAGNLLDALLRADTAHASFETSVFAARTRDPNALIQFTAAVGDLEQYTYQAERFTGYASQKQGAELAGIAQSPYQSVIDQHYVGLQVDPGALVAENATQLRRALGEALQAEPTYERQAQNRLKITQSLIGQIADDTQSASNAAWWQVSWLVAGTLIAFGAWLLFSVLVRRSVVRVVRSLTGAAQHVAAAAETELARVADDDADDASPPRLEAVPVPVRDEIGELAEAFNQVQVTATALLERQVVSRRNIAEMFGNVGRRVSNLTARQLSLIDSVERGETDPEVLDRLYRIDHIAVRLQRNADSLMLLAGIRETGLNTGPMRLSNIARAALGQIEGYQRVTPHAEGDVTVAPDIVGDLTLMLAELLENAVTFSPAHTSVEVVLRPRMGSGGAVVEIIDHGLGMSTERLDEENARLIRRERLDLAPTEVLGLFVVGGLSRRWGIEVVLSRTPGGGVTATVAVPAEHLLTTDPTAPPARPAQILPPARRSGQSEPRPAMVEAAPGRSSLPRRVPARTRVEQAPAQPSSPVEPRSAGHARRLEATAESVRGRQDTTAEGMRGRQDATADGMRGRQDATAESMRGRQDATAESMRGRQDATAESMRGRPEAMGHTPYGPGTPPLPRRGGLSPRPPSSTGVGPHEAAGRGGSAGVVSGGGGASGSGARGGGNGGSSGTAPSRPDAPGPLRRRVRGATLGATTASSRQPKRAPTTQRPSAWQPVDPEAARSEIDEFEAAVQRAQREAAEETRPNSAYTPTDPRPTDPHSRKA from the coding sequence GTGCCCGCGCACAGAAAGGTTGCCCGGGAGCAATCCCCCGAGGCTCCCCGCACCGGCCCGACGACGCCCCTCCTCGACCGCTGGCCCTTCCGGCGTAAACTGAACGTTCTGGTGATCGTTCCGCTTGCGGTCGTCTCGGCGATCCTCGCCTACGTCGTCTACGCCCAGGTCGACCAGGCCCGTTCGGCCGCCTCCACCGCTGAACTCGTGCGCGACAGCGCGCAGGTGACCCGGCTGATCGACGCCGTGCAGACCGAGCACCGGCAGGCCCTGCTCGTCTCCCTGCGCTATGAGGCCGCGGGTCCCGAGGAGGGCGCGCCCGACACCTCCGTGTATCTCCAGGCGCAGCAGAAGGTGAACTCCCAGATAGGGAAGGTCCGGGAGACCTACGGGGACAGCCTTCCGGAGGGCGAGGCCCAGGCGCTGCAGGAACTGGAGGGCCTGGACAGCCTCCGGCAGACCGTGGAGAAGGGCCCCATCCCCGCCGACAACATCGACCCCGCGTACGCATCGGTGATCGAGGGCCTGATCAGCGGACTCGACCTCGGTGAGGGCGCCGAGTCCTCCTCGTCCGCGGGCAACCTGCTCGACGCGCTGCTGCGGGCCGACACCGCCCACGCCTCCTTCGAGACCAGCGTGTTCGCCGCCCGCACCCGGGACCCGAACGCTCTCATCCAGTTCACCGCCGCCGTCGGCGACCTCGAGCAGTACACCTACCAGGCCGAGCGGTTCACCGGGTACGCCAGCCAGAAGCAGGGCGCCGAACTGGCCGGGATCGCGCAGAGCCCGTACCAGAGCGTCATCGACCAGCACTACGTCGGGCTCCAGGTCGACCCCGGCGCGCTGGTCGCCGAGAACGCGACCCAGCTGCGCAGGGCCCTCGGCGAGGCCCTGCAGGCCGAGCCCACCTACGAGCGGCAGGCGCAGAACCGGCTGAAGATCACCCAGTCCCTCATCGGCCAGATCGCCGACGACACCCAGTCCGCGTCGAACGCCGCCTGGTGGCAGGTGTCCTGGCTGGTCGCCGGCACGCTGATCGCCTTCGGGGCCTGGCTGCTGTTCTCCGTACTGGTCCGCCGCTCCGTGGTACGAGTCGTACGGAGCCTCACCGGTGCCGCCCAGCACGTGGCCGCCGCGGCCGAGACCGAGTTGGCGCGGGTCGCGGACGACGACGCCGATGACGCGAGCCCGCCGCGTCTGGAAGCCGTACCCGTGCCCGTACGCGACGAGATCGGCGAACTCGCCGAAGCCTTCAACCAGGTTCAGGTCACCGCGACCGCCCTGTTGGAACGCCAGGTCGTCAGCCGTCGCAACATCGCCGAGATGTTCGGCAACGTCGGCCGCCGCGTCAGCAACCTGACGGCCCGCCAACTCTCGCTGATCGACTCGGTGGAACGCGGCGAGACCGACCCGGAGGTACTGGACCGGCTCTACCGCATCGACCACATCGCCGTACGACTCCAGCGCAACGCCGACAGCCTGATGCTGCTCGCCGGAATCCGTGAGACGGGCCTGAACACCGGGCCCATGCGGCTCAGCAACATCGCCCGGGCCGCGCTCGGCCAGATCGAGGGCTATCAGCGCGTCACTCCGCACGCCGAGGGCGATGTCACCGTCGCCCCCGACATCGTCGGCGATCTGACGCTGATGCTCGCCGAACTGCTGGAGAACGCGGTGACGTTCTCCCCCGCGCACACCAGCGTCGAGGTGGTCCTGCGGCCCCGGATGGGTTCCGGAGGCGCCGTCGTCGAGATCATCGACCACGGGCTCGGCATGAGCACCGAGCGGCTGGACGAGGAGAACGCCCGGCTGATCCGCCGCGAACGGCTCGACCTGGCGCCGACGGAGGTCCTGGGCCTGTTCGTGGTCGGCGGTCTGTCCCGGCGCTGGGGCATCGAGGTCGTACTGTCCCGCACTCCGGGCGGCGGAGTCACCGCCACCGTGGCGGTTCCCGCGGAGCACCTGCTGACCACCGACCCGACGGCGCCCCCGGCCCGGCCCGCGCAGATCCTGCCGCCGGCCCGCCGCTCGGGCCAGTCCGAACCGCGTCCCGCGATGGTGGAGGCGGCGCCCGGCCGCTCGTCGCTGCCTCGCCGAGTCCCGGCGCGTACGCGGGTTGAGCAGGCGCCGGCCCAGCCCTCGTCTCCGGTCGAGCCCCGGTCCGCGGGTCATGCGCGCCGCCTGGAGGCCACGGCGGAGAGCGTGCGGGGACGCCAGGACACGACGGCTGAGGGCATGCGCGGACGCCAGGACGCCACGGCGGACGGCATGCGCGGACGCCAGGACGCCACGGCGGAGAGCATGCGCGGACGCCAGGACGCCACGGCGGAGAGCATGCGCGGACGCCAGGACGCCACGGCGGAGAGCATGCGCGGACGCCCGGAAGCCATGGGCCACACGCCGTACGGCCCCGGCACTCCCCCGCTGCCCAGGCGGGGCGGGCTCTCGCCAAGGCCCCCATCCAGTACGGGAGTTGGCCCTCACGAGGCGGCCGGACGCGGCGGCAGCGCCGGCGTTGTCAGTGGCGGCGGCGGTGCCAGCGGCAGCGGCGCTCGCGGTGGCGGCAACGGCGGATCCTCCGGTACGGCCCCGTCGCGGCCCGACGCTCCAGGCCCCCTGCGGCGCCGGGTGCGTGGGGCGACTCTGGGTGCCACCACCGCCTCCAGCCGCCAGCCCAAGCGGGCGCCGACAACCCAGCGGCCATCCGCCTGGCAGCCCGTAGACCCGGAGGCGGCGCGGTCCGAGATCGACGAGTTCGAGGCCGCCGTACAGCGGGCCCAGCGCGAGGCCGCCGAAGAGACGCGGCCCAACTCCGCGTACACACCTACCGACCCGAGACCTACAGATCCCCATTCCCGGAAGGCTTGA
- a CDS encoding ABC transporter substrate-binding protein, whose protein sequence is MTNVTIARSTRKSATYAVSLLVVATAALAGCGSSDDSSGSSDPLQEDEAKGGTVVVGSNNFPESILLADIYGEALKSKGIKVSYKLNIGSRETTYGLIKNGTITVLPEYNGALLSYLNKDAHPTSSEETNKAIGSELDSKLTLLESSEAQDKDAVAVNEATAKKYKLTDKSTLADLAELAPELVIGGSPEFQTRHHGLPGLKEDYGLEFKSFKALDAGGPLTAAALKGNNIQAGNIFTTDPGIEQNKFLILQDPKNLFGFQNVTPLAFKSDLPAEGVSALNAVSEKLDTETLISLNGEVQNDKKDPLEVAKTWLSSNGLT, encoded by the coding sequence ATGACGAACGTGACCATCGCACGAAGCACCAGAAAATCCGCAACGTACGCCGTATCCCTGCTGGTTGTGGCCACGGCCGCGCTGGCGGGATGTGGTTCCTCCGACGACTCCTCCGGCAGCTCCGACCCCTTGCAGGAGGACGAAGCCAAGGGCGGGACCGTCGTGGTCGGTTCCAACAACTTCCCCGAGAGCATCCTGCTCGCCGACATCTACGGCGAGGCCCTCAAGTCCAAGGGCATCAAGGTCAGTTACAAACTGAACATCGGCAGCCGTGAAACGACCTACGGTCTGATCAAGAACGGCACGATCACGGTATTGCCCGAGTACAACGGGGCGCTGCTGTCCTACCTGAACAAGGACGCGCACCCGACGTCGTCCGAGGAGACCAACAAGGCCATCGGGTCCGAACTCGATTCCAAGCTCACGCTGTTGGAGTCTTCGGAGGCCCAGGACAAGGACGCCGTCGCGGTCAACGAGGCCACGGCCAAGAAGTACAAGCTGACGGACAAGTCGACGCTCGCCGACCTCGCCGAATTGGCGCCTGAGCTGGTCATCGGCGGTTCGCCGGAGTTCCAGACCCGGCACCACGGGCTGCCGGGCCTGAAGGAGGACTACGGGCTCGAATTCAAGTCCTTCAAGGCGCTGGACGCGGGCGGTCCGCTGACGGCGGCGGCGCTCAAGGGCAACAACATTCAGGCCGGGAACATCTTCACGACCGACCCCGGTATCGAACAGAACAAGTTCCTCATCCTTCAGGACCCGAAGAACCTCTTCGGGTTCCAGAACGTAACTCCGTTGGCATTCAAGAGCGATCTCCCGGCGGAGGGCGTTTCCGCGCTCAACGCCGTATCGGAGAAGCTCGACACGGAAACCCTGATCAGCCTCAACGGCGAGGTGCAGAACGACAAGAAGGACCCGCTGGAGGTGGCCAAGACCTGGCTGTCCTCGAACGGACTGACCTGA
- a CDS encoding serine/threonine-protein kinase, whose amino-acid sequence MNAPGDVIDGRFELMDRLGSGGMGTVWRARDSVLHREVALKAVRADAATSDAMRERVLREARALARLSHSNVVTIHHIVDQDPHPWLVMELVSGISLQQRLDNGPLLPVEAARIGRQVLAALRAADAAGIQHRDVKPANILLRPDGTAVLTDFGIAALQGSTSLTATGELIGSPEYIAPERIRGNDDDPASDLWSLGLVLYVCVEGVSPLRRGTTLATLAAVLDDPVPPPVRSGPLAPVLQALLVRDPAARPAPADLDAMLAQVEQGAAPHWAQPTLTTTGPPAPDPVPHPLTQVDTPRPMPPHLQYHQAPSRTRSRSRTSIVVAVIAIALAVTAATAFALMLGDKTDKEARGGTSPTPVTQPTRQTPEPNRQTTPAPTPTPTPTPSKPKQTTRPPAAPNKGDRWIAQLFSEPVSAGTAARDQRLAKIRQTVPEAVYVRSDNFASLRPGFWVIYAPGPFADGRAALNFCRDRGRTSANTCMGRYLSKNAADFALQCRPPAAAPTGRCTRP is encoded by the coding sequence ATGAACGCACCGGGGGACGTGATCGACGGCCGGTTCGAGCTGATGGACCGGCTCGGCAGCGGCGGGATGGGAACGGTGTGGCGGGCGCGCGACAGCGTTCTGCACCGGGAGGTCGCCCTCAAGGCCGTACGGGCGGACGCGGCGACGTCGGACGCCATGCGGGAGCGGGTGCTGCGGGAGGCGCGGGCGCTCGCCCGGCTCAGCCATTCGAACGTGGTGACCATCCACCACATCGTGGACCAGGACCCGCACCCCTGGCTCGTGATGGAGCTGGTGAGCGGCATCTCGCTCCAACAGCGCCTCGACAACGGCCCGTTGCTCCCCGTCGAGGCCGCCCGCATCGGCCGCCAGGTGCTCGCCGCCCTGCGCGCCGCGGACGCCGCCGGCATCCAGCACCGCGACGTCAAGCCCGCCAACATCCTCCTGCGCCCCGACGGCACCGCCGTACTCACCGACTTCGGCATCGCGGCCCTCCAGGGCTCGACCTCCCTGACGGCCACCGGCGAACTCATCGGCTCCCCCGAGTACATCGCCCCCGAACGGATCCGCGGCAACGACGACGACCCGGCGTCCGACCTCTGGTCCCTGGGCCTCGTCCTGTATGTCTGCGTCGAGGGCGTCAGCCCACTGCGCCGCGGCACCACGCTCGCCACCCTCGCCGCGGTGCTCGACGACCCCGTACCGCCGCCGGTGCGCTCCGGCCCCCTCGCGCCCGTACTCCAGGCCCTGCTCGTACGGGACCCGGCGGCACGCCCCGCCCCGGCAGACCTCGACGCGATGCTCGCGCAGGTGGAGCAGGGCGCGGCCCCGCACTGGGCGCAGCCCACGCTGACGACGACGGGACCGCCGGCCCCGGACCCGGTGCCGCACCCGCTCACCCAGGTCGACACCCCGCGGCCGATGCCGCCGCACCTCCAGTACCACCAGGCGCCCAGCCGCACCCGCTCCCGCAGCCGTACGTCGATCGTCGTCGCGGTCATCGCGATCGCCCTCGCGGTCACCGCCGCCACCGCCTTCGCCCTCATGCTCGGCGACAAGACCGACAAGGAGGCCCGCGGCGGTACGTCCCCCACACCGGTGACGCAGCCGACGCGCCAGACCCCCGAGCCGAACCGGCAGACGACCCCCGCACCGACCCCGACCCCCACCCCAACCCCGTCAAAGCCGAAGCAGACCACCCGCCCGCCCGCCGCCCCCAACAAGGGCGACCGCTGGATCGCCCAGCTCTTCTCCGAGCCCGTCAGCGCGGGCACGGCCGCCCGAGACCAACGGCTCGCCAAGATCCGCCAGACCGTCCCCGAGGCCGTCTACGTCCGCAGCGACAACTTCGCCTCCCTGCGCCCCGGCTTCTGGGTCATCTACGCCCCGGGCCCCTTCGCCGACGGCCGAGCCGCCCTGAACTTCTGCCGAGACCGAGGCCGCACCAGCGCGAACACCTGCATGGGCCGCTACCTGAGCAAGAACGCCGCGGACTTCGCCCTGCAATGCCGCCCACCGGCCGCCGCCCCGACGGGCCGCTGCACTCGCCCTTGA